The Archangium primigenium genomic interval CACCGGCGACCACCCCACCACCTCGCTGTGCCTGGGTGCGGTGGACGCCTACATGGCGGACCATCCAGGCGCGAGCGTGCTGGACGTGGGCACGGGCACGGGGGTGCTGGGCATCGCCGCGAAGAAGCTGGGGGCCGGGCGGGTGGTGGGCACGGACAACGATCCGGTGTCGGTGGAGCTGGCACGGGAGAACGCCGAGGTGAATGCGACTCCGGAGGTGGAGTTCTCCGGCAAGTCGCTGGACGCCGTTCAGGGTCCTTTCGACCTGGTGGTGGCCAACATCCTCGCCAACACGCTCATCGAGCTGGCGCCGCTCATCACCGCGCACGTCAAGGACCGGCTGCTGCTCGCCGGGGTGCTCGCCCACCAGAAGGCGGACGTGGAGGCGGCGTACGTGAAGCTCGGGCTGGTGCCGGAGCCGGGCGCGCAGCAGGGCGAATGGGTGCGCCTGGACTTCCACCGGGGTTAGACTCCGCGCATGCTGACACCACACACGCGGGCACTCTTCGACGAGTACGTCTCCTCCCATCAGCATCCCACCAACCGGCTCACCCATAAAATCGCCATTCCCGTCATCGTCCTGCACGCCGTGGCCATGCTGGACTGGGTGAGGCTCGTGGAGGTGCCGGCCCTGCCCGGAGGCGTGCTCACGCTCGCGATGGTGGCCTGGGTGTTCTCCACCGCGTGGTACCTGCGCGCGGACCCGAAGCTCGGCGCGCTGGTGTCCGCCTTCATGCTGCTGTGCATCCCGCTCGGTCGGCTGCTGCCCGTCTGGGCGGTCATCGCCCTGGCGGTGGGGGGCTGGCTCATTCAGCTCGCCGGGCACGCCGTGTGGGAAAAGAAGTCGCCTTCCCTCTTCACCAACCTGGTGCACGCCCTGGTGGGGCCGCTGTTCTTCGTGGCCCTGCTCTCGGGGGCTTACGCGCTGCCCGAGCGGCCCGTGGGCACGCCCCAGACGGTCCCCTAGCGCGCCCTGGAGGGCTCGCTCCGCCGCCCCCTCCCCTGCCACGGGGAGGGCTGGCCGGGTTGGCGAGAGGCACCGCGCGTCCGAGATTGTGGGAAGGCACTCATTTCCACCGCGCAGGAGCCCACGATGGCAGGCATGTCCAGCACGTCCCCGCTCCCCCTCCTCCCGGGTCCGGATGTCTCCGGCCGGGAAGGCGTCCCCTTGGTACGGGTGGACGCGCGACGGTGAAGCACTGGTAACAGGCCACACGCAGCTCCAGCCGAGGACCCATGCCAGGACAGGCCCTTTCTCGACTCTTGGATCGCCTCCCCTTCGGGCGGGGCATCATCGAAGGCGTGCCCGTCGCGCCGCCCACGCACCTGCCCCGCCGCGAGGCCCTCCGGGTCTACCAGGGCTTCGACGACCTGCCGCCGGCCACCGGGCCGCGACTGCTGGGCGACGGCGTGACGATGCTCGTGCACCACCCCCATCCCCGCCCCGTGCGGCAGGGGCCCCTGCGGGTGATGACGTACAACATCCTCCTGGGCGGCGAGCGCCGGGCGCTGCTGGAGGCCTACTTCGCCGCGCTCGAGGAGACGGGGCGGATGCCGGACATCATCGCCCTCCAGGAGGCGTGCCAGCCCACCGCCGTGGAGCTCGCGCGCGACTATGGCTTCCACCTGGCCTACCAGGGGCGCGACATCGACGGGCCGGTGGTCAACGGCAAGGCCATCCTCAGCCGCTACCCCCTGCTGGAGGCGGTGCACTTCACCTACGACTTCCCCACGGAAGCGCGCGTGGCCGCCGCCACGCGCCAGGGCTTCATGGGCGAGCTGGACGAGGACCGCGGCGCCATCTTCGCGCTCATCGACGTGTGCGGCCGCCCGGTGGCCCTCTACAACGTGCACCACTCGCTGGGTGACAGCGGCATCAACGCCGGCCAGCTCTGGCAGCTCCAGGCGCTCGTGCACGCCCGAGAAGGCGTGCCCTCCATCGCCCTGGGCGACTTCAACGCCAACATCAACGTCAAGCAGCACTACTCGCTCTTGCCCAACCCGCTGCGCAAGCACGAGCCCACCGAGACGGTGCTCGATTACGAGTCGCGCTACGGCGACGTGCACCCGAGCGTGGGCGACTGGGGCGTGGGCAACATCGCCGACGTGCGCGTGCGCCGCGCCCTCCACGCGCTCGAGCACGAGCTGCCCGACCCCCTGCGCCGGGCGCGGGCGTTGCGCGTGCGCATGCCGGACGGCTCGCACATGAGCCCGGACGAGGCGCGTGAAATCCTCGTGAAGGGCACCCACCCGAAGAACTCGGCCATGTGGATGCGCCTGCAGGACGTGGCGGACATGTCCACCCTCAACTCGCTGCCCGACGGCGCGGGCGTCGTGCCCGCCACCGGCAAGCGCTTCGACACGTTCTTCGCCTCGCGCGAGCTCGAGCCCCTGCTGCTCGAGGTGGACCACTCCACGGACGCCTCGGACCACCTGCCGTGCATCGCCGATTTCGAGCTGCGCGACCTGCGGCACTGAATCCAGTCCTGGTGGAGGGCGCGGCTTCCTGGTGAAGTCGCGCCTTCCCCTCGTCAAAGGCCCGCTCCCGCCGTGATCCGACTCCTCGTGCCGCTCCCCGAGCACGCGCCCTCCGAGGTGACCCTCTCGGGCGACCGGCGCCACTACTTGCTGCACGTGCTGCGCCTGGCCGAGGGCGACGCGCTCGAGGTCTTCGATGGCGCGGGCCGGGCCTTCGACGCGCGCGTGGCGGCCGTGGAGCCGGAGACGGTGCGCCTGACGCTCGGCGAGGCGCGGAGCACGCCGGCCGCGCGCGCGGTGCACATCCTCCAGGGCCTTCCCAAGGGCGACAAGCTGGAGTGGGTGCTGCAGAAGGGCACCGAGCTGGGCGCCGCCGCCTTCCACCCCGTGGCCACCGCGCGCAGCGTGGTGAAGCTCGACCCCAAGCGCGCCGAGGACCGCACCTCGCGGTGGATGAAGATCGTCGAAGAGGCGGCGCGGCAGTGCCGCCGCAACGACGTGCCGCTCGTGCACCCGCCCCGCCCGCTCGTCGAGGCCGCCCGGGCGCTCGCGCCGGGCACGCTGCTGCTCGTGCTCGACGAGGAGGAGTCCGCGGCGCCCCTGGGCGAGCTCTTCCGCGCGAGCGCTCCCGGGACGCCCGTGGCCCTCGTCATCGGCCCCGAGGGCGGACTGGCCCGCGAGGAGGTGAGCGCGCTCCAGGCGCTGGGCGCCCGGCCCGTCACGCTCGGCCGCCGCATCCTCCGCACGGAGACCGCGGCCCTCGCCGCGCTCACCGTCATGGCCCATCTGGACGGGGAGCTCGGTTAGGGGCCGGGAAGACGGGCCCTCACCCGCCCCCGTCTGTCCGACCCACGCCACGTCCCTAGGTTTGGAGCGAACCCCTCCGAAGGGAGCCGTCTCCATGGCCATGTTCGTCTACGCCTTCATTGGACTCGTCGTGGGCGCCCTCGCCTTCGTGGCGATGCCGTCGGAAACCAAGGTGCGCCTGTTCTCCAGCGGGCTGCTCGGGCTGCTGGGCGGAATCGTGGGCGGACTGTTCGGCTCTTCCATCTCCCCCCCGAGCGTCTCGACCCTGAGCCCCCTGGGTGTCGTGCTGGCCGTCGTCGGCTCGCTCGCGGTGTCGGTGGCCATGCACCTGGCGGCCCGCCGGCGCTACGCCGCCTGAGCGGACGAAGGCCCTCGGCGAGCGGGGGTCCTCGGGTCGACGGCCGTTTTCTTGCCCCGGGCACGGGGAGGGCGTTTCATGGTGCTACAGCCTTCTTCAGCCTGGAGGAACCGTTGTCCAAGTGCCTGAAGTGCGGAGCCTCGCTGCCGCCCGTGGGGGAGTGCCCCGCCTGCGCCGCCGCCGCGCTCCCACCCGCCAGCCGGGCCGTGCCCGCCATGTTGGATAAGGACATCCACATCGACCGCCGACGCGCGCAGCGGGAGGAGGACCCCGCCACGCTGCCCTCGGAGCCCGCCCTGCCCCCGGGGATGATCGCCCGGCCCGCCACGCCGCCCGGCATGGCGCCCGCGCAGCGGCCCACCGCCGCGCCTCCGCCCACCGTGCGCAACGTGGCCCCCGTGGTCGCCGCGCCGAGGCCGCCTCCGGCCGCCGCGCCCCAGGCCCTCGCCGCTCCGCCGACGCCCCACTCGCCCATGCCGCCCACCGCGGTCGCTCGGCCCGGGGTCTCCGCGCCGGCTCCCCGTGCCGCTCCGCCGCCCGCCGCCGCGCGTCCCCCCGGCACGCCGGGACTGCCCGTCATGCCGCCGCGTCCCGCTCCGGCTCCCGTCGCGCCGCCTGTCGCCGCGTCGGAGGCCGAGGACGCGTCCTTCTCCGTCGACGTCGACGAGGAAGCACCCGAGACCCTGCCCGTGAACACCGCCGCGCCCGTGCGACCCGTGCCCGCCCCGGTTCCCGTCGCGGCCCCGGCCCCCGTGCCCATCGCGGCCCCCGCGCCCGCCCGCGCGAAGCCCGTGGCACCGCCCATGCCCGCCGCCGCGGGTGAGGTTCATGCACGCCCGGCCTCGCTCTGGCGCCGCCTGCTGGCCTTCAGCATCGACACGGGCGCCATCGCGGGCATCGTCGCGCTCTACCTGCTGCTCGCCTCGTCGGTGGCGGGCGTGCACAAGGCCCAGACGAACCTCACCGGGCTCGATGCGTTCCTCGTCCAGGTCCGCGCGCTCCAGGCCGTGCTCATTCCCGGCGCCGCGCTGCTCGTCGTGCTCTCGCTCGTGTACTGCGCCGTGGCGGCCTTCCTCTGGAATGGCCGGACCCTGGGCCGGTGGGTGCTGGGCCTCAAGCTCGTGGACACCCGGGGCATGGCCCCGGCGCCGGGCCGGGCCATCGTCCGCGCCCTGCTCGCGTGTGTGTCCTTCGGCTTCTTCCTCGCCGGCTTCTGGATGGCCCTCTTCGACCGGCGAGGCCAGACGCTGCACGACAAGCTGACGTCCACCTACGTGGTGCGGCCGAGCTAGAGCGAGGCGGCCACCTGCTCCAGGGCCTTCTGCAGTTGGAGCAGGGCGTAGGGCTTGGGCAGGAGGACGGCGCCCATGCGCAGCGCATCCTCCGGGGGCAGCGCCGCGCTGGCATGTCCCGAGGCGATGAGCACCCGCAGCCCCGGCCGGAGCCGGACCGCGTCCCGCGCGAGCTCCACGCCAGAGCGGCCCGGCAGGGTCACGTCCGTGAAGAGCAGCTCGAAGGCGTCCACCGCCAGCACCTCGCTGGCCTCCTCGGCGCTGGCCACCGCCACCACGTCATGGCCGAGCAGGCCCAGCAGCTCGTAGGCCGAGGAGCGGATGTCCTCGTCGTCCTCCACCAGCAGCACCCGCAGGCGCCGCGTCTTGTCCGGCGCGCGTCGGGACTCGGGTGGGGTGGGCACGCGCGCGGCGCGCTTCTGGTCGCGCTGGTCGAGCAGCTGCCGCACCTTGCGCGCCAGATCCTCGCTCCGGTAGGGCTTGCTCAGCAGGTGGACGCCCGGGTCCAACCGGCCCCCGTGCACGATGGCGTCCTCGGTGTAGCCGGAGGTGAAGAGCACCTCCAGGTCCGGCAACAAGGCCTGGGCCTGACGGGCGAGCTCCGGGCTGCGCACCGGGCCGGGCATCACCACGTCGGTGAAGAGCAGGTCCACCGGATCGCCGCGCGTCAGCAGTGACAGGGCGCTCTGGCCGTCCACGGCCTTGAGCACGCGGTAGCCCAGGTCCGAGAGGATGTCCACGGTGGTGGCGCGCACCGCCATGTCGTCCTCCACCACGAGGATGGTCTCGGAGCCGCCTTCCACCGGACCCGAGAGCACCTCGGGCTGGACGGCCTGCTCCTGCTCGGTGCGCGGCAGGTACAGCTTGAAGGTGGTGCCGCGTCCCAGCTCGCTGCGCAGCTCCACGTGGCCGCCGCTCTGCTTGACGAAGCCGTACACCATGCTCAGGCCCAGGCCCGTGCCCCGGCCCTCGGGCTTGGTGGTGAAGAAGGGCTCGAAGGCGCGCTCCATCACCTCCGGGGACATGCCACTGCCCGTGTCCGTCACGGACAGCATCACGTAGGCGCCCGGGGCCACCTCCGGGTGCAGCCGCACGTACTCCTCCCCCAGCACGACGTTGTCCGCCATCAGCGTGAGCGTGCCGCTGCCCGCCATCGCGTCGCGCGCGTTGATGGCCAGGTTGAGCAGGACGTTCTCCATCTGGTTGGGGTCGATGAACGTGTTCCACAGCCCCCCGGCGATGATGGCCTCCACCCGCACGTCCTCGCCGAGCGAGCGGCGCAGCAGATCATCCATGCCG includes:
- a CDS encoding 50S ribosomal protein L11 methyltransferase, coding for MTGTYQTLTVDLSEGESEAAQDLLHESGILGLEVRDREAPVMPGVRAPVAGAAILVAYFEDAATAQEAREALAEAFPSARLTLAEEAQQDWSNAWKAHIKSVQVGRLWVGPPWDVPNAPADRVRLVIEPKMAFGTGDHPTTSLCLGAVDAYMADHPGASVLDVGTGTGVLGIAAKKLGAGRVVGTDNDPVSVELARENAEVNATPEVEFSGKSLDAVQGPFDLVVANILANTLIELAPLITAHVKDRLLLAGVLAHQKADVEAAYVKLGLVPEPGAQQGEWVRLDFHRG
- a CDS encoding DUF962 domain-containing protein, whose translation is MLTPHTRALFDEYVSSHQHPTNRLTHKIAIPVIVLHAVAMLDWVRLVEVPALPGGVLTLAMVAWVFSTAWYLRADPKLGALVSAFMLLCIPLGRLLPVWAVIALAVGGWLIQLAGHAVWEKKSPSLFTNLVHALVGPLFFVALLSGAYALPERPVGTPQTVP
- a CDS encoding endonuclease/exonuclease/phosphatase family protein, whose amino-acid sequence is MDRLPFGRGIIEGVPVAPPTHLPRREALRVYQGFDDLPPATGPRLLGDGVTMLVHHPHPRPVRQGPLRVMTYNILLGGERRALLEAYFAALEETGRMPDIIALQEACQPTAVELARDYGFHLAYQGRDIDGPVVNGKAILSRYPLLEAVHFTYDFPTEARVAAATRQGFMGELDEDRGAIFALIDVCGRPVALYNVHHSLGDSGINAGQLWQLQALVHAREGVPSIALGDFNANINVKQHYSLLPNPLRKHEPTETVLDYESRYGDVHPSVGDWGVGNIADVRVRRALHALEHELPDPLRRARALRVRMPDGSHMSPDEAREILVKGTHPKNSAMWMRLQDVADMSTLNSLPDGAGVVPATGKRFDTFFASRELEPLLLEVDHSTDASDHLPCIADFELRDLRH
- a CDS encoding 16S rRNA (uracil(1498)-N(3))-methyltransferase, encoding MIRLLVPLPEHAPSEVTLSGDRRHYLLHVLRLAEGDALEVFDGAGRAFDARVAAVEPETVRLTLGEARSTPAARAVHILQGLPKGDKLEWVLQKGTELGAAAFHPVATARSVVKLDPKRAEDRTSRWMKIVEEAARQCRRNDVPLVHPPRPLVEAARALAPGTLLLVLDEEESAAPLGELFRASAPGTPVALVIGPEGGLAREEVSALQALGARPVTLGRRILRTETAALAALTVMAHLDGELG
- a CDS encoding RDD family protein — its product is MSKCLKCGASLPPVGECPACAAAALPPASRAVPAMLDKDIHIDRRRAQREEDPATLPSEPALPPGMIARPATPPGMAPAQRPTAAPPPTVRNVAPVVAAPRPPPAAAPQALAAPPTPHSPMPPTAVARPGVSAPAPRAAPPPAAARPPGTPGLPVMPPRPAPAPVAPPVAASEAEDASFSVDVDEEAPETLPVNTAAPVRPVPAPVPVAAPAPVPIAAPAPARAKPVAPPMPAAAGEVHARPASLWRRLLAFSIDTGAIAGIVALYLLLASSVAGVHKAQTNLTGLDAFLVQVRALQAVLIPGAALLVVLSLVYCAVAAFLWNGRTLGRWVLGLKLVDTRGMAPAPGRAIVRALLACVSFGFFLAGFWMALFDRRGQTLHDKLTSTYVVRPS